AGGAGTACGGGGACAAGGATGGCCGCAGAGAGGATATGCACACCTCTGACACCGTTCAGGAGAAGCTGTCTCTGGTGGCAAGATTTGGTGTGTCTATTTTCTTCGTGGGCCCGAGCAAAAAGGAATTCATGGAGATCGTAAAGACACTGGCTGAAAGATACGAATTGCATATCCCGGAAGAGGAGCTGTTGCTGCAGGCCAACCAGTGGGAACTGAGCCATGGAGGGCTTTCCGGACGTACCGCCCAACAGTTTATCGATTATCTGCGGGGGCAGATGAAAGAATCGTCCCCGGTTTCATAATGTGGGAGTGCGTCGGACGGGGGTATCGTCCGGCGCAATTCTATATGGAAATCACTGTTTTCCAGGGTCAAGAACCGTTGCCTCATATCTGAGCACCCCACAGTGAGGAACGCCGCGGGGCGGCAGGCGAAGAGATAACGAATAAAAGGGTTTTAGGGTTTTACTGTATGCTGCGTTAAAAATTCTACTGCGATCGTGGAACCGTTTTCTGAGCTTTCATCCACCCAAACGGAGCCGTTGTGGAGATCGGCGATCTCCCAGACCAGGGAGAGTCCGAGCCCTGCGCCTCCGTATTCCCGGCTGCGGGACTTATCCACCCGGAAGAAGGGATGGAAGATGCTTCGCTGATATTCTTCCGGGATGCCGCAGCCGGTGTCAGAAACACGGATCAGGAGCTTTTCCGGCTTCTGCAAAACTGAAACCCGCACGGAGCCATTCGGACGGTTGTACTTGACGGCATTTTCTGTAAGATTAAAGAGCAGTCGGTAGATCAGCGCATCGCTTCCGGTCATGACGCCATCTCCATCTACTTCCAGGGTGATGTTGCGCTTCTCCGCCAGCGGCGCAAGATCCGTAAAAATCTCTTCGACCATGGGCGCCAGCTGGATCTGTTCGTTCCGGGCCACCTGTTGCAGATTACTCATTTCCAGCAGGGTTTTTGTCATTTGGGTCAGTCGCTCTGTCTGCTCCCGCAGCAGGAAGAGAAAATTGGCCGTTTCTGGCAGTACGTCGGGATGCTCTGCGGAAAACAGTTCCAGTTGTGCCTGCATCAGTGCCAGCGGTGTTCGCAGCTCATGGGCAGCGTTGCCGGTGAACTGCCGCTGGGCGGCAAAGGCATTGTTCAGCCGTTCCAGCATCTTGTTGAAGGAGTGGCTCAGTTGCCGGAATTCCGGCAGGGCGTCCTCGTTCATTTGCATGTCTGCAAGCGTGCTCAGCTGCACCTTTTCCACCTGAGAGGTAAAGTTGTGCAGAGGCTTCAGGGCGTGTCCACTGACGAAATAGGCCAGGATGCCGCCCAATACCGTCACTGCCGCAGTGATGTACCAGTTGGTCATACAGAAATCCTCCTGTGCCCCATGGATAACGATGGTGACATCCTGCCCGGGCTCTGTCGTCTGCGGATCAAAGAAAGCGGGCTCGCCACCGATTGGGTAGTCCTGAAGGGATTCTCCGATGGAATCCATGTAGTGGACACCGGAGGAGCAGAGCAGCAGCTTCATGGTAACGCAGGTGATACCGATGAGCAGGATGGTCATTAAGGTGATGCGCCACTGTAAGGAAAGTTTTCTCATGTTTCCTCGCCTCCTATCAGGTAGCCCTCGCCAATGCGATTGCGGATGGGGTCATAGCCCAGTGCGGCGCGAAGCTTCTTGCGCAGGGCAGAGATGTGGACCCGGATGGAGTTGCTGAAACTGTCCACGCTGTTGTCCCAGACATGGTCCATCAGCTCCTCCTGACTTACCGGCCGTCCCTGATGTACCATCAGGTATTCCAGGATCCCTGTCTCCTTGCGGGTCAGTGTCAGGGCTTGCCCATTGACGGCAGCAGTGCGGGAACGGGTATCGAAGTTCAGACATCCACAGCTCAACAGCACATCCCGTTGGGTGAACTGCCGCAGGGTCAGGCTGCGGATGCGGGCTTCCAGCTCGGCCAGGTGAAAAGGTTTTGCCAGATAGTCGTTGGCTCCAGCGTCCAGCCCCTCCACCTTGTCCTCTACCTCACCGCGGGCGGATAGGATGAGCACCCTGGTTTCCCGGTCAGTATGACGCAGGGTGCGCAGCACCGTCATGCCGTCTTTCTCCGGCAGGTTCAGATCCAGCAGGATAAGATCGTATTTTTCGACAGCGATGAGCTCCAACGCTTTTTCACCGTCATAGCAGCAGTCCACGCTGTAGGCCAGGCGCCGCAGGCTGCGGACGATGGTCTCACACAGGGCACGCTCGTCTTCAATGACCAAAAGGTGCATAACACTCCTCCTTTACTTTTACTTTACAAGCTTTTTTAGTTGCCTTCAGTATAGCAGAAACGGATAAGATTTGCGTTAAGATTTCGTTCTTAACAGAGACTTTAACTTTCCTGCGTTATGATAATAGCATAAAAAAGGAGGAATGAACATGAATACAAAGAAACTTTTGTCCCTGGTATTGGCACTGGTGCTGGTATGCAGTCTGGCTGCCTGCGGTGTGAAG
Above is a window of Oscillospiraceae bacterium NTUH-002-81 DNA encoding:
- a CDS encoding ATP-binding protein, whose translation is MRKLSLQWRITLMTILLIGITCVTMKLLLCSSGVHYMDSIGESLQDYPIGGEPAFFDPQTTEPGQDVTIVIHGAQEDFCMTNWYITAAVTVLGGILAYFVSGHALKPLHNFTSQVEKVQLSTLADMQMNEDALPEFRQLSHSFNKMLERLNNAFAAQRQFTGNAAHELRTPLALMQAQLELFSAEHPDVLPETANFLFLLREQTERLTQMTKTLLEMSNLQQVARNEQIQLAPMVEEIFTDLAPLAEKRNITLEVDGDGVMTGSDALIYRLLFNLTENAVKYNRPNGSVRVSVLQKPEKLLIRVSDTGCGIPEEYQRSIFHPFFRVDKSRSREYGGAGLGLSLVWEIADLHNGSVWVDESSENGSTIAVEFLTQHTVKP
- a CDS encoding response regulator transcription factor produces the protein MHLLVIEDERALCETIVRSLRRLAYSVDCCYDGEKALELIAVEKYDLILLDLNLPEKDGMTVLRTLRHTDRETRVLILSARGEVEDKVEGLDAGANDYLAKPFHLAELEARIRSLTLRQFTQRDVLLSCGCLNFDTRSRTAAVNGQALTLTRKETGILEYLMVHQGRPVSQEELMDHVWDNSVDSFSNSIRVHISALRKKLRAALGYDPIRNRIGEGYLIGGEET